From one Triticum aestivum cultivar Chinese Spring chromosome 4B, IWGSC CS RefSeq v2.1, whole genome shotgun sequence genomic stretch:
- the LOC123090464 gene encoding chitin elicitor receptor kinase 1: MCKSSSHALPSTTTTVPSSSRRRRRSPSTTTAAATASSSAATASTSSGPRHTTHTSTATTNTASSSSTSSRSSRSSLAAARASLPDQPVLYTFHELAAATNNFLAKRGASDITFWRCSLRSRPAALFQLHPLPGGLLTPAAASAALARVARYHHASLARLLGACPAGAHVYLAYALPTGACTLAAYLSSSSSSSSSRAGGSSTSVILRTWLSRVQVAVDVAQGIEYAHAHADAAHGRISPSAVLLVPDAHGGQGVRAVLTHFGAGHFAAPDDQERPSKGKASDVRAFGVLLLGLLSGEGAESRYRFDRATKEFARVSVVDTAAEAVRTGRVRSWVDRRLGDSFPVAAAERLVEVGLRCAADEDSERPEMAWVAGKVSRVYVESRAWERTLQPPSDDLSSVALAPR; the protein is encoded by the coding sequence ATGTGCAAGTCCAGCTCACACGCTCtcccctccaccaccaccaccgttccttcttcctctcgccgccgccgccgatccccttccaccaccaccgccgccgccaccgcctcctcctctgcggccacggcctccacctcctccggaccCCGCCACACCACCCATACCTCAACAGCAACAACAAACAccgcatcctcctcctccacctcctccaggtCCAGCCGCTCCAGCCTCGCCGCGGCGCGCGCCTCGCTCCCGGACCAGCCGGTCCTCTACACCTTCcacgagctcgccgccgccaccaacaACTTCCTCGCCAAGCGCGGCGCCTCCGACATCACCTTCTGGCGCTGCTCCCTCCGCTCCCGCCCCGCCGCGCTCTTCCAGCTCCACCCGCTCCCTGGAGGCCTCCTAAcgcccgcggccgcctccgccgcgcTCGCCCGCGTCGCGCGCTACCACCACGCCAGCCTCGCGCGCCTCCTCGGCGCCTGCCCCGCCGGTGCCCACGTCTACCTCGCCTACGCCCTCCCCACCGGCGCCTGCACCCTCGCCGCATAcctatcctcctcctcctcctcctcctcctcccgcgccggcggcagcagcaccaGCGTGATCCTCCGCACGTGGCTGTCCCGCGTGCAGGTGGCCGTGGACGTGGCCCAGGGCATCGAGTACGCGCACGCGCACGCGGACGCCGCGCACGGCCGCATCTCGCCGTCCGCGGTCCTGCTCGTCCCCGACGCCCACGGCGGCCAGGGCGTGCGCGCCGTGCTCACCCACTTCGGCGCGGGCCACTTCGCCGCCCCCGACGACCAGGAGCGACCCTCCAAGGGAAAGGCGTCGGACGTGCGCGCGTTCGGGGTGCTGCTGCTGGGGCTGCTGTCCGGGGAGGGCGCGGAGAGCCGGTACCGGTTCGACCGCGCCACCAAGGAGTTCGCGCGCGTGTCGGTGGTGGacacggcggcggaggcggtcCGGACCGGGCGGGTGCGCAGCTGGGTGGACCGGCGGCTGGGCGACTCGTTCCCCGTGGCGGCCGCGGAGAGGCTGGTGGAGGTGGGGCTGCGGTGCGCCGCCGATGAGGATAGCGAACGGCCGGAGATGGCGTGGGTGGCCGGCAAGGTGTCGCGGGTGTACGTGGAGTCCCGGGCGTGGGAGCGCACCCTGCAGCCGCCCTCCGACGACCTTTCCTCCGTCGCACTCGCGCCGCGATAG
- the LOC123090463 gene encoding zinc finger CCHC domain-containing protein 8, producing MEEFISLGASEPGASEGIIDLDHALQVDAVDLNLNLNAQPQGKPSTSTSSLLDIIDLEEGQVASQEASAQHAQGTAADNPHQAKPQQEALGANGGVGPPPSDGVIDLEEGQVEDMDLSDDNALVVVTKQHGRVSAAQTPKANNDGPPLSTLIDQSPTRGVKRARAESTEPSVRVVYNNLTRESKKKLMELMQQWSEWQARKQHASTETVEEVLDCGEETYYPALHVGSERSCAVSFWVDSQARGNAAVDDGAVPLYDREFTLGSTPMGDSSNAEGKKDKDDSRCFNCGSYSHALKDCPKPRDHVAISNARKQHNLKRNLSNVGNRGQNRYYQKTPGKFDDLKAGVLGSETRECLGLRENDPPPWLHRMRELGYPPGYLDEVEDEDKPSGITIFGDGEVKEEQQQQEEGELLEKGEASSPRKRMTVGFPGINAPVPENGDPWLWGSAPPPPLQSSSGRHNQHSSSDSRDRAPPAPPGVEHYSSSRYHSYDYGPAIPGAGRRSSSGYDDGAWTPSPSFSSRQHSGSGSGSRERERDWERERERERERDRERDRHYYSSRR from the exons ATGGAGGAGTTCATCAGCCTCGGCGCATCCGAGCCTGGCGCCTCGGAAGGCATCATAGATCTCGACCATGCCCTCCAAGTCGATGCCGTCGATTTGAATCTGAATCTCAATGCACAACCACAAGGCAAgcctagtactagtactagttccCTCCTCGACATCATCGACCTCGAGGAAGGGCAGGTCGCCTCCCAAGAAGCCAGTGCCCAACATGCGCAGGGGACAGCAGCAGACAACCCCCACCAGGCCAAGCCCCAACAAGAAGCCCTGGGTGCCAATGGAGGAGTGGGGCCGCCTCCTTCTGATGGGGTCATCGATCTCGAAGAAGGTCAGGTTGAGGACATGGACCTCTCCGACGACAATGCCCTAGTCGTTGTTACAAAGCAGCATGGTCGTGTTTCAGCTGCTCAAACACCCAAGGCCAACAATGATGGGCCTCCCCTTTCGACACTTATCGACCAAAGCC CCACAAGAGGAGTTAAAAGAGCCCGTGCTGAATCAACAGAGCCTTCTGTCCGTGTAGTCTACAACAACTTGACAAG GGAAAGCAAAAAGAAGCTCATGGAACTGATGCAACAATGGTCTGAGTGGCAAGCTAGAAAGCAGCACGCCTCGACG GAAACTGTAGAAGAAGTCTTGGACTGCGGTGAAGAGACTTATTATCCAGCATTACATGTTGGTTCAGAGCGATCCTGTGCTGTG TCATTCTGGGTGGATAGCCAAGCACGAGGAAATGCTGCTGTGGATGATGGTGCGGTGCCGCTGTATGATCGAGAATTCACATTGGGTTCAACTCCTATGGGTGATTCATCAAATGCTGAAGG CAAGAAAGATAAGGATGATTCTCGCtgtttcaactgtggttcgtacaGTCATGCTCTGAAGGATTGCCCAAAGCCTCGTGACCATGTTGCAATTAGCAATGCCCGCAAGCAGCACAACTTGAAAAGGAACCTATCTAATGTTGGTAATCGTGGACAAAATCGGTACTACCAGAAGACGCCAGGCAAATTTGATGATCTGAAGGCAGGAGTCCTGGGATCTGAGACTAGAGAATGCTTGGGGCTCAGG GAAAATGACCCGCCGCCGTGGCTGCACAGGATGCGTGAATTGGGCTATCCTCCAGGTTACCTAG ATGAGGTGGAAGATGAAGATAAGCCATCTGGCATCACCATATTTGGGGACGGGGAGGTGaaggaagagcagcagcagcaggaggagggagAGCTGCTGGAGAAGGGTGAAGCATCCTCGCCTCGCAAGAGGATGACGGTGGGGTTCCCTGGAATAAACGCGCCCGTCCCAGAGAACGGCGACCCTTGGCTGTGGGGCAGCGCTCCTCCGCCCCCTCTTCAGTCCTCCTCGGGCCGTCACAACCAGCACTCGTCATCAGATTCGAGGGATAGAGCTCCTCCTGCTCCTCCAGGCGTTGAGCATTACTCGTCATCGAGGTATCACTCGTACGACTACGGACCGGCGATCCCTGGTGCGGGAAGAAGAAGCTCATCTGGCTATGACGATGGTGCCTGGACCCCGAGCCCTTCGTTTTCGAGCAGGCAGCACTCGGGCTCGGGTTCGGGCtcgagggaaagggaaagggactgggagagggagagggagagggagagggaaagggacaGAGAGAGGGACAGGCACTACTACAGCAGCAGGAGGTGA